In Streptomyces sp. 1331.2, one genomic interval encodes:
- a CDS encoding winged helix-turn-helix domain-containing protein has translation MIRIGMGAQGWANTRFVISPLHTLIDGLMFAYCPVQPQARELSARLRDTLRQRRLTVLSGLFAGHWNYIPDFTLPRPAVAQGSLDGELHAVATTNPARLTRELDFMLHQPATRRTQLATTPRELLKALDRGEASFAERAAGEMARLWDGAIARQWSALQARIECDIARRARTMSRQGLAAVFPGLDPRIGWHGDHLSIDMPFDADVPQADVLLLAPSVFNGSLSVALDPLPEAGPQHPVISYPAHPTAADHRDAGKPAADQLAGTRGRILRDLATPRTTTELAHRHWLTPSAVSHHLTALHRAGFLLKTREQHRVYYQLSDRGHNLAALYH, from the coding sequence GTGATCAGAATCGGCATGGGGGCGCAGGGCTGGGCGAACACACGGTTCGTGATCTCGCCGCTGCACACGCTGATCGACGGGCTGATGTTCGCGTACTGCCCCGTACAGCCGCAGGCCCGGGAGTTGAGCGCGCGGCTCCGGGACACCCTGCGGCAGCGGCGGCTGACGGTGCTGAGCGGGCTGTTCGCCGGGCACTGGAACTACATCCCGGACTTCACGCTGCCCCGTCCGGCGGTCGCGCAGGGATCGCTGGACGGAGAACTGCACGCCGTCGCCACCACGAACCCGGCCCGGCTGACCCGGGAACTCGACTTCATGCTGCACCAACCCGCCACGCGGCGCACCCAACTCGCAACCACACCACGGGAATTGCTCAAAGCGCTGGACCGCGGCGAGGCATCGTTCGCCGAGCGGGCCGCCGGCGAAATGGCGCGGCTGTGGGACGGCGCGATCGCCCGGCAGTGGTCCGCCCTGCAGGCCCGGATCGAATGCGACATCGCACGCCGCGCCCGCACCATGTCACGTCAGGGCCTCGCGGCCGTCTTCCCCGGCCTCGACCCACGGATCGGCTGGCACGGCGACCACCTGAGCATCGACATGCCGTTCGACGCCGACGTGCCGCAAGCCGACGTGCTGCTCCTCGCGCCCTCGGTCTTCAACGGCTCACTGTCGGTGGCCCTGGACCCGCTCCCCGAAGCCGGCCCGCAGCACCCGGTGATCTCCTACCCCGCCCACCCCACCGCCGCCGACCACCGCGACGCAGGCAAACCCGCCGCCGATCAGCTGGCAGGCACCCGAGGCCGCATCCTGCGCGACCTGGCCACCCCACGCACCACCACCGAACTGGCCCACCGCCACTGGCTCACCCCCAGCGCCGTCTCCCACCACCTCACCGCCCTCCACCGGGCCGGCTTCCTCCTGAAGACCCGGGAACAGCACCGCGTCTACTACCAACTGAGCGACCGCGGCCACAACCTGGCCGCCCTCTACCACTGA